In the Aminivibrio sp. genome, ATGGGCTCGTCGATGCGGTCCACACGGACCGGTGACCAGAGCTTCGACTTGATGGCCCTGCCGTTCCCGTTCCGCAGGTCCTCCGTCACGGGATGGAGCAGTCCGTCCTCGCCCCTCGTCACCCCGCAGTTCTGCAGTGAAATGATGAACTTGTTGTCCTCGCACCCCATGGGATAATCCTGCACCTTGTCGAAATAGGAGGGCTCCAGGGCGATGGCGTACTTCTCCTTCACGTTGATGATGAAGGCGTCATCGTGGAGGACGGTGATGTCGTACTTGCCACCGTGCCGGGCGTGGGTGAGGGTCGACTTCCCCGACCCCGACAGGCCGAACACGGCGGAGACGAAGGACCGGCCGCTTTTCAGGTTGTACCTCTTGAGTCCGCCGTGGCAGGAGGCAAAGCCGTTCCGTACGGCTGTTCCCCAGGCGAGGGTGAGGGTTCCCTTCTTCAGCTCTCCGAAATAGCGCATGCCGAGGACGGCGGCGCAGTTGTGGACCGGGTCGAAAAAGGCGAGGCCGAAAGGGTACTCGGGGGATGCCCAGTCCGGGTCGGCGAACATGAAGATGTCGCCGTCCGGAAGGGACCTGGATTCCCTGTACATGTCGATGTAGGTTTTGTTCAGGTACTGGAAGTTCAGCATCCAGTTGTACACGAGGTTCTCGTGGTTCTTCGGCGCAAGGAGATGAGCCTTGACCATGAAATCTTTTTCGAGGCCGATATAGGCCTCGGCGGAGTAGAAGGTGCGGAACCGGCTCCCGTACACCGCTTCACGGAGAAGGGGGGCAAGCTCTCCCATGTTCACTCCGGGCTCTCCGAGAATTTTCCGTGCGGCGGCGCAACGGCCGACCACGGCGCCGTCGTTCATCAGCAGGACATTGCTCCCGGCGGGCAGTCCCTGCCCCTCGGGACGGTACACAGGCATTCCCGTGAGCTCCACGGTTCCGGGACTGGTTCGGGCGAGATCGTAGGCTTCCCGGAGATTGGCGACCGGAACGACGTTGTTTCCGAAAAAGGCGGTTTCGATGGTGGTTCGCGCCTGGGACTTGATGGAAGAGAAGCTATCGGGATCCTTATAGAACTCCAGAGTTGACATGGCGACTCTCCTTTTCCCTCGGGCAGGGGACGGATATTTTGGTCCGGCGCAGTCTCCGGACGGGGTCATTGTACCACGGGCCGTACCACTGGACGAAACGACAATGAAGCTCTCTTATAAGATTATTATGAAAAATACCCTCAGATGCTTCCGTAGGGTCAGAATCCTCTCCTCGACCGGATTGCCTCGTAGGCCTCCTGGATCTCCTGGAATTTTTTCGAGGCGAGCTCCACGAAGTCGGCATCAAGATCCTGGCCTATGAACTTGTCGGGGTGATATTTTCCGAGCAGCTCCCGGTACCGCTTTTTTACCTCCCCGTCGGAGGACGAGGGGGAGCATCCCAGGACAGCATAGGGATCCCTGCGGCCTCCCCGGCCCGGCGCTCCGGCTCCCTGCCGGCTTCCTCCCGGGGGAGGCTGGTCGTAGGCTCTTCCGGCCCCCTGCTGCGTCCGGAACATATCCCGTACCGCCCGGGAAAAGAGAAGAAAAAGAAGCAATGGCGCCGCCTTCAGCAGCAGCTTCAGTATCAGGGACATGGGAACCTCCTTGAAATACGCCGTCTCCGGTTCAATCCGACGGGACGGAGAAGGACATTCCGGCGATCCGGCCGTCCTTCCTTACGTTAAAGACCAGGTCACAGGGAACATCCCGGCCGGAATAGACCACTGACCGGGAATTCCTGTCACTCGGCTCTCCCAGCAGATCCGACACCCGCGAGAAGGGATCTCCCACCCTGATCCCGGGTTCCGGCCCGAAGGGATGGCTTCCCGTTTTCACCACTGCGGACACCAGGCGTTCACTGCCCGAACTTCCGGAAAAATCGAGAGAGAGTCCCGGCCACATCATGGTGAGCACCGGCCTGCCTTCCGGGGAATCCGAAGGCTGCGCCACAATCCTCCGCCTCACCGCCCCGGGCTCGCCGAAGCGGTCCTTCGCTTCGGAGGGGCTGCCGCCGAATCGCATGACGGTGGATTCGATAAAGACCCCCAGAGGCATAAACTCCGTCTCGCCCGGAGGAGGGGACATTTTCGGCAGGGGAACGTCTCCGGGAGTGCCGAAGAGCCGGAGAAGGTCGTCCACCGATCCTGCTCCCAGGGGAAGGCCGTCTCCGGAAAGGAGGGACGGCGCCCGGGAGTTGACGTGAAACACCCAGCCCCTCTTTTCTCCCGCTCCGGCACCCTCCGGTTCGTACACGAACCCCA is a window encoding:
- a CDS encoding DnaJ domain-containing protein, with product MSLILKLLLKAAPLLLFLLFSRAVRDMFRTQQGAGRAYDQPPPGGSRQGAGAPGRGGRRDPYAVLGCSPSSSDGEVKKRYRELLGKYHPDKFIGQDLDADFVELASKKFQEIQEAYEAIRSRRGF
- a CDS encoding phosphoenolpyruvate carboxykinase (ATP); this encodes MSTLEFYKDPDSFSSIKSQARTTIETAFFGNNVVPVANLREAYDLARTSPGTVELTGMPVYRPEGQGLPAGSNVLLMNDGAVVGRCAAARKILGEPGVNMGELAPLLREAVYGSRFRTFYSAEAYIGLEKDFMVKAHLLAPKNHENLVYNWMLNFQYLNKTYIDMYRESRSLPDGDIFMFADPDWASPEYPFGLAFFDPVHNCAAVLGMRYFGELKKGTLTLAWGTAVRNGFASCHGGLKRYNLKSGRSFVSAVFGLSGSGKSTLTHARHGGKYDITVLHDDAFIINVKEKYAIALEPSYFDKVQDYPMGCEDNKFIISLQNCGVTRGEDGLLHPVTEDLRNGNGRAIKSKLWSPVRVDRIDEPINAVFWLMKDQSLPPVLRLKGPDLAAVMGATLATKRTTAERLVPGIDPNALVIECYANPFRTYPLALDYERFRTLFVDGVDCYILNTGDFMGKKVTPSDTLGILEAIVEEKARFVPFGPFSDMETMELERFPVDFSDEKYRREFFARFRDRLAFVKSRETEKGGMDSLPPEAEAALRKALDEMGYPVQE